The Dendropsophus ebraccatus isolate aDenEbr1 chromosome 3, aDenEbr1.pat, whole genome shotgun sequence genome includes a region encoding these proteins:
- the UQCR10 gene encoding cytochrome b-c1 complex subunit 9 codes for MSLLNTVYRSVFRRTSTFTLSIVLGVVFFERAFDQGADALFEHLNRGKMWKHIKHQYEE; via the exons ATGTCTCTGCTGAACACCGTGTACCGCTCCGTGTTCCGCCGCACCTCCACCTTCACCCTCAGCATCGTGCTCGGGGTGGTGTTCTTTGAGCGGGCGTTTGACCAAGGAGCGGACGCTTTATTCGAGCACCTGAACCGAGGG AAAATGTGGAAACACATCAAGCATCAGTATGAAGAATAG